In Pantoea cypripedii, the DNA window CGTGCACGTTGTTGGAAAGCCTGCGCGATAAAGCGCGGCGCTACGGCAATATGCTATCAGGTATCACAAGCACGGTTTTATTTACACCACAAGTTAGTGAATCTCACCATTTTATCTGCACGTCATCCGCGTCACTGCCAATAATATCAGTGGGTTACCACAATCCTCATTCTGGCACGCATCTTGTAATGCATTCCCTGTTACCAACACAGGAGAGCCTTCGTGGAAATATTATTTGTTATCGGCTTTTTTCTTATGCTGCTGCTGACTGGCGTATCGCTGCTGGGAGTGATTGCTGCGCTGATTGTTGCAACGGTGCTGATGTTCCTCGGTGGGGTGTTCGCAATTGTTATAAAATTGTTGCCGTGGCTGGTGCTGGCCGTGGTTACGGTCTGGTTATACCGTGCCTTCACCACGCCAGAAGGCGAAATAAAGATGCAGCGACTGAAAAGAAAAATCAGTAAGTTAGAAAAGAATAGCTGGCGCTAAATGCGGGTGTGATCACAGAGTTAATCATTGCTTAGTACAAATACGCAATTAAACATATTTTTTACTTATGTTTTCTGCCAGGATAGCTGCCGTTGAGTCAAAATGAATTCATCGCCGCTGTCCCTACACCAGCGCGAACTATAAAAAAGAAAAAGGGGCTTCCTACGGGAAGCCCCGTTTGCTTTCTGGCCTCAGGGAATCAGCAGGCTGGATCCCAGGGTGGCACGGCTTTCCAGCACCCGATGTGCCTGGGCCGCATCGCTCAGGGCAAATTTTTGTTGTTCCGGCACGGTAATTTTAATCGCATGGCTGGCGATCAGAGAAAACAGTTCAGCACTGGCGCTGTCGAGTTCTTCGCGGTTAGTAATGTAGCCGAACAGCGAAGGGCGTGTGACAAACAGCGACCCTTTCTTATTCAGAATCCCCAAATCAACACCGGTTACTGCCCCGGAAGCATTACCAAAAC includes these proteins:
- the pspG gene encoding envelope stress response protein PspG → MEILFVIGFFLMLLLTGVSLLGVIAALIVATVLMFLGGVFAIVIKLLPWLVLAVVTVWLYRAFTTPEGEIKMQRLKRKISKLEKNSWR